Below is a genomic region from Spirosoma radiotolerans.
TCTGATAACGTTATTGATGGGCGCATCGGCCGATGGGCTGGAGGTACTCCGGCGCGACGGAAAGTGGATCGGTATTACGGCCCTGCCCGACCAAGTTGTTGTGAATGTTGGTGATATGCTCGACCGGCTCACCAACCATAAGTTAAAATCGACGATTCACCAGGTAGTGAACCCGCCCCGGGAGAAAATGAATCAGTCGCGGTATTCGATTCCGTTTTTTATGCATCCGCGCGCTGAGATGGACCTAACCAGCCTGGACAGTTGCATTGATGCCCAACATCCGAAGATATACGTGGATATGACGGCTGGCGAATTTTTGAATGAACGGTTAATTGAGCTTGGTCTCAAAAAGTAGCTATCTTCATGGTGAGGATTGATGGGCCTGCTCATCCACAAGATTGTGTACGACCAATCAATCCTCGCAGATAATCGCCACCTATGCTGCCTTACCTGTCTACTGTTCAGCCCGTTCGCCGAATCCGCATTTTCATCTTTCTGAAAGATGTGCTGATTTTGGCGCTAACGACGTTTGGCGGACCACAGGTTCACCTGGCCATGTTCTATGAGCGGCTCGTGCTCAAGCGACGCTACCTGACCGAAGAGGAGCTACTGGAGCTGAATGCGCTGGGGCAAGTATTGCCGGGGCCAACCTCTACCCAGACAATTACGGCTATCGGGTTCAAAATTGGTGGACCCAACCTTGCCTATCTGACACTACTGATTTGGGTCTTGCCCGCCGTAAGCATCATGACGGCCGCCGGAATGGGTATCTATTATCTGGAACAGCAAAAATTGTCCCTCCAGTTTGTCCGCTTCATTCAACCAATGGCTGTTGGGTTTATGGTGGTCGCTGGCTACCGAATCGGGCAAAAAGTTATCAAGAACAAAATTAGCCTGGCATTAGCCCTTGTCGCTGCGGTGGTGGCTTACGTATTCCGGTCGCCGGTTATGACACCGATTGTGCTCCTGGTTGGTGGGCTGACAACCGCCCTGACGTATCAGCAACAGGAGCGAATGACGAAAAAGCCCCTGCATGTGCAGTGGGCTAATTTTTTTCTGTGGTTTGGGGTGTTCATTGGCGCTGCCACATTGGGGGCCTATACGCAGTTGCTACCCGTTCGGTTGTTCGAGAACTTCTACCGGAACGGTAGTTTCGTTTTTGGCGGGGGGCAGGTGCTGACGCCCATGCTCTATAATGAGTTTGTTGCTTTCAAACACTACCTGACTCGGGAGGAGTTTTTGTCGGGACTTGGGTTGGTGCAGGCAGTGCCAGGACCCGTTTTCGCCTTTGCTTCTTACATTGGTGCCTTGTCCATGCGTGACGCTGGTCTGAGCGGCCAGTTTTGGGGAAGCTTCATTTCTACCGCTGGCATTTTCCTGCCCGGCACATTTCTTATCTTCTTTGTTTACCGCTTTTGGGAGCAGTTAAAGCGCTACCGCGTCGTGCGGGCGTCGCTGGAGGGCATCAATGCGGCCAGCACCGGCCTTACGGCAGCGGCTGCCATCGCTCTTTTCGAACCCATGGCTCCCTACTGGCCATCAGTGGTGGTGGTGGTCCTAACGATTGGGGTTCTCTTATACACCAAAATTCCGCCTTATGTACTGATCTTTATTGGCTTGGTTGCCGGGGTTATACTATAGAAAAGCTACACATGCCTGTTGCGCGGGCAGCTAAACACAGTTTATGAAGAAATTCACATTTGCCCTGTTTTTCTGGGCGCTCGTTGCTGGCGGTTGTCAACAAGCCGACCAGCCCTGCACGGAGACAGTCGTATCAACGAAAGCACCGCAGGAGGAGACCGCTTCGCTGAAACAATATATCGAAACCAATCACATACCTGCCAAAGCCGATGACCGTGGGTTTTATTATACCATCGAGTCACCCGGTTCGGGAAATAAACCAACGGCCTGCTCCAACGTGACCGTTAACTACAGTGGTAAACTCACAAACGGAAAAACCTTCGACAGTGCTTCGGGCATCAGCTTTAACTTAAGCCAGCTCATCATTGGCTGGCAGGAAGGCATTCCTTTACTTGCCCCTGGTGGTAGCATTACACTTTACCTTCCGCCAAGTCTGGCCTACGGTTCGCAGGAGCAGGGGGAAATTCCGGCAAATTCAATCCTGGTTTTCAAGATTGACCTCGTTAAGGTCAACTAAAGTGTTACATCCATTCCCAGGCACTCTGATAGGCATGGAGGTGTTCAGCATAGGTGATGAAATCTGCATAGAACGGAAGCCCCGACAAGGTGGCACTGTCGCCAATGACCACCAGTTTCTTGCGGGCGCGGGTCATGGCTACGTTCATCCGGCGAATATCCGAGAGAAAGCCAATCTCGCCCTGGTCGTTGCTTCTGGTCATGGAGATATAGACAATATCCCGCTCCTGTCCCTGAAAACTGTCGATGGTATTGACGGCTATTTTAGGGCGATATGGCTCCAGCTCAGGAGCATGCAGGAGTTGTTCATTCAGCAGATTCAGCTGTTGCTTGTAGGGCGAAATAATTGCAATGCTCGGGAAAGTTTCCGGAGTATAATAAGGTTCCAGTTCACTTACCACATGCGTAAGGTGTTTCATCAGAAAAGCAGCCTCATCCGGATTGGTTGAACTTGTACCTTCCAGCTTTTCCTCAAATCCACAACCTGCCGTATCGATGAACACTAAAGCACCATCGCCCGGGAATAATGAATGGGTTGCCACGGATGCATGCGCCCGCAACTGACTGCCGTAAAACACCTGCGATGAATACCCCATGATGTGCTCGTGCATGCGGTATTGCTCTTCCAGCAACGTGACGGCTTCGGGGTGTAAGGCCACGCACTTTTCCAGCAACGTCGTGCTTAACCCTTTACGGGCAGCTTCGCTCGATTTAATGGTGGGTGACAGTTGACAATGATCACCGGCCAGTACCAGTTTCTGCGCTTTCAGAATGGGTATCCAGCAAGCCGGTTCCAGCGCCTGGCCAGCTTCGTCAATGACAACCGTATGAAACTTGAGATTACGAATCATGTACTGATTTGAACCGACCAGCGTCGCCGTAATAACCTGCGCTTTGGCAATCAGATCATCGACAATATACTGCTCGGTATTACCAACGTCTTTCATAATCCGGTGAGCCTCATCAAATAAGGCTTTCCGCTGGTCGCGCTCGGCTTTGCCAAAACTGCGCTTGTATTTATGCGCCATGTTCTTGAACTCATTGGCCTGCTTTTTGAGCTTTTTAGCCTCTTTCATCAGGCTATGTTCCGCCATTTTATGATCCAGTGTGAGCGCCATCAACCGATCCGATATGCGGGCCGGATTTCCCACCCGAAGTACGTTCAAGCCTTCTTCGTGTAACTTTTCACTCAACAGATCGACCGCCGTGTTGCTGGGGGCCACGACCAGGATTTTTTGATGATCCTGTTTATTCAGGGCTTTGATGGCCTGAACCAGGGTGGTCGTTTTACCCGTACCGGGAGGACCGTGAACAATCGCCAACTCATTAGCCGACAGTATTTTTTCAACCGCCCTCAACTGGCTGTTATTGAGTTTTGGGATGGATGGTTTTGGAACGTCGGGATGGAACGTAGGGGAGGACTGGCCAATTAGAATAGACACCAGGCGATTTTTGGCGTCCTGACTCAGCGTGTTGGCTGTTTTAAGAGCCTCCTCCATCTCGTCGTAACTCTTATCGTCGAAGAGCATTTCGACGCCCAGCTTACCATCGCGCGACCAGTCAGGTAATTCGTCAGTCAGTATGGTGATCTTAAGTCGATTGCCGCTTTGGTACGCGATGGTTCCCTCCACCCGATCTGTTTTGGGATCGTGGTTACTGAAAAAGAGGGCGGGCATACCCGTTCGTAACTGATGCGACAAATCCTGATGCGTCGTACGTTCTACTTCGACTGTTACATAATCGCCCCGGCTCATTTCTGAACTTCTAATGGCGATGGGATACCAGGTTAGGCCATTGGCTCTGCGTTCGGCTATAGAGGTGGTTTCGGTAAGTCTACGGTACTGATTACGGTCTTCATCTCGTTCTGCTTTTAGTAAGTCGAGCAGGTGTTTAAAATAATCCATGCACAAAGGTAGCCAATTAGTCAGGCGTCCTGAAGCGAAAAATAGACAACAAATCCACCCTATTGGGCTTGTTTACCCTGAGGCTCAGGTGGCTATCAAAATTAAAGAAGCATTAAATAAGTACATATACTCATGTATTTACTGGCGGGATAAGTAATTTTAGAGAACAACCTAAATCTCTCACCTAATGCTTATCCTATTAGAAATCATTGATGTCAATAATCAGAAAAGATGTTTTTCCTGGTGGTTTGCCAGATTGGAACTTGCTTTCGACGTTATGAATGCCATTCAATCGA
It encodes:
- a CDS encoding AAA domain-containing protein codes for the protein MDYFKHLLDLLKAERDEDRNQYRRLTETTSIAERRANGLTWYPIAIRSSEMSRGDYVTVEVERTTHQDLSHQLRTGMPALFFSNHDPKTDRVEGTIAYQSGNRLKITILTDELPDWSRDGKLGVEMLFDDKSYDEMEEALKTANTLSQDAKNRLVSILIGQSSPTFHPDVPKPSIPKLNNSQLRAVEKILSANELAIVHGPPGTGKTTTLVQAIKALNKQDHQKILVVAPSNTAVDLLSEKLHEEGLNVLRVGNPARISDRLMALTLDHKMAEHSLMKEAKKLKKQANEFKNMAHKYKRSFGKAERDQRKALFDEAHRIMKDVGNTEQYIVDDLIAKAQVITATLVGSNQYMIRNLKFHTVVIDEAGQALEPACWIPILKAQKLVLAGDHCQLSPTIKSSEAARKGLSTTLLEKCVALHPEAVTLLEEQYRMHEHIMGYSSQVFYGSQLRAHASVATHSLFPGDGALVFIDTAGCGFEEKLEGTSSTNPDEAAFLMKHLTHVVSELEPYYTPETFPSIAIISPYKQQLNLLNEQLLHAPELEPYRPKIAVNTIDSFQGQERDIVYISMTRSNDQGEIGFLSDIRRMNVAMTRARKKLVVIGDSATLSGLPFYADFITYAEHLHAYQSAWEWM
- a CDS encoding FKBP-type peptidyl-prolyl cis-trans isomerase; this translates as MKKFTFALFFWALVAGGCQQADQPCTETVVSTKAPQEETASLKQYIETNHIPAKADDRGFYYTIESPGSGNKPTACSNVTVNYSGKLTNGKTFDSASGISFNLSQLIIGWQEGIPLLAPGGSITLYLPPSLAYGSQEQGEIPANSILVFKIDLVKVN
- the chrA gene encoding chromate efflux transporter, with product MLPYLSTVQPVRRIRIFIFLKDVLILALTTFGGPQVHLAMFYERLVLKRRYLTEEELLELNALGQVLPGPTSTQTITAIGFKIGGPNLAYLTLLIWVLPAVSIMTAAGMGIYYLEQQKLSLQFVRFIQPMAVGFMVVAGYRIGQKVIKNKISLALALVAAVVAYVFRSPVMTPIVLLVGGLTTALTYQQQERMTKKPLHVQWANFFLWFGVFIGAATLGAYTQLLPVRLFENFYRNGSFVFGGGQVLTPMLYNEFVAFKHYLTREEFLSGLGLVQAVPGPVFAFASYIGALSMRDAGLSGQFWGSFISTAGIFLPGTFLIFFVYRFWEQLKRYRVVRASLEGINAASTGLTAAAAIALFEPMAPYWPSVVVVVLTIGVLLYTKIPPYVLIFIGLVAGVIL